In a single window of the Gossypium hirsutum isolate 1008001.06 chromosome D02, Gossypium_hirsutum_v2.1, whole genome shotgun sequence genome:
- the LOC121214712 gene encoding protein RGF1 INDUCIBLE TRANSCRIPTION FACTOR 1, whose protein sequence is MRNSLALHRLHAPKTQQRSKFGVVPPWVIVMYNSVFFNNCVHHPNEKKKEVDKFCIDCLQSFCSHCLPSHAFHKHIKIRRYIYSDVINRQDLCELFNCSGIQTYLTKKAKVLFLKQRTQSHQQQSSSRDYKCSICGKTLQDNTSLYCSIACKVLNIYRDEEIFVGLPLTKKPRLRQTRKGVPLRSPMF, encoded by the exons ATGAGAAACAGCTTAGCCTTACATAGATTGCATGCACCCAAAACCCAACAA AGGAGTAAATTTGGAGTGGTGCCGCCATGGGTGATTGTTATGTATAACTCCGTCTTCTTTAACAACTGTGTTCACCACCCAAACGAGAAGAAGAAGGAAGTCGACAAGTTCTGCATCGACTGTCTTCAATCTTTTTGCTCTCATTGCCTTCCTTCTCATGCTTTTCACAAGCACATCAAG ATTCGAAGATACATCTACAGTGACGTGATCAACCGACAAGATTTGTGTGAGCTCTTCAATTGTTCTGGCATCCAG ACATATCTTACAAAGAAAGCCAAGGTGCTATTCTTGAAGCAAAGGACTCAATCTCATCAACAACAAAGTAGTTCAAGGGACTATAAATGTTCCATTTGTGGCAAAACTTTACAAGATAATACTTCTCTTTATTGCAGTATCGCATGCAAG GTGTTAAATATATACAGAGATGAAGAAATATTCGTCGGATTGCCATTAACAAAGAAACCAAGGTTAAGGCAAACTAGAAAAGGCGTCCCCCTACGATCCCCCATGTTCTAA